One Candidatus Flexicrinis proximus DNA window includes the following coding sequences:
- a CDS encoding CPBP family intramembrane metalloprotease, producing MDDWFIILGILFYFLFIMYAANHVDLGVWPAGTVRLFLYSLSAFLFLIGPFGMQAITISLQSGNEELRQMIDPLQVGLVSILAIACATFTANLIRAEEVRTWLAQRVKGYNPESTVHLTAVLLVLVVLCLNLFQFVLSGGLDGVAQALEESNTVSFSSVFETVLFVAAAFLGVGYAIRRTMPDTLQRLGLRLPIRQDVLSGAILGISLYLLSIVYTLIWAQLVDPQTFAEQTRAAQQLSNQMETIPLIILVAGGAAVGEEVFMRGALQPVFGIWLTSAFFALLHSQYLLTPTIIFIFVIGFAFGQIRWRISTTAAIFAHFVYNIAPFVLLIVLGGTP from the coding sequence GTGGACGATTGGTTCATCATCCTTGGTATTCTGTTCTACTTCCTCTTTATCATGTATGCCGCTAACCATGTGGATTTGGGCGTGTGGCCCGCTGGCACGGTTCGCCTGTTTTTATACTCGCTCTCTGCCTTCCTCTTTCTGATTGGCCCCTTTGGCATGCAGGCGATAACGATCAGCCTGCAGTCTGGGAACGAAGAATTGCGTCAGATGATTGACCCGCTTCAGGTCGGACTGGTGTCAATTCTTGCCATCGCCTGTGCGACATTCACGGCCAATCTGATCCGCGCCGAAGAAGTGCGTACATGGCTTGCTCAGCGCGTAAAGGGATACAATCCAGAGTCGACTGTTCATCTGACCGCAGTGCTGCTGGTTCTGGTGGTGCTATGTCTGAACCTGTTCCAGTTCGTATTGAGCGGCGGTCTGGACGGGGTCGCACAGGCGCTTGAGGAGTCCAATACGGTTTCCTTCAGCAGTGTGTTTGAGACAGTCCTGTTTGTCGCGGCCGCGTTTCTGGGCGTTGGTTATGCTATCCGGCGAACGATGCCCGACACGCTTCAGCGTCTGGGTCTCCGTTTACCGATCCGGCAGGATGTTCTTTCCGGAGCAATTCTGGGAATCTCTCTTTATCTGCTTTCCATCGTTTATACGCTGATTTGGGCGCAGCTTGTTGATCCTCAGACGTTTGCCGAACAAACCCGCGCCGCTCAGCAGCTTTCCAATCAAATGGAGACCATCCCGCTGATCATTCTTGTCGCGGGCGGGGCGGCTGTGGGGGAAGAAGTTTTCATGCGGGGTGCGCTTCAGCCTGTGTTTGGAATTTGGCTCACCAGCGCGTTTTTCGCACTGCTGCATAGTCAGTATCTGCTTACCCCCACGATCATATTCATCTTCGTGATTGGGTTTGCTTTTGGGCAGATTCGCTGGCGCATCAGCACGACCGCCGCGATCTTCGCTCATTTCGTTTATAACATAGCTCCTTTTGTGCTGCTGATCGTACTTGGAGGGACACCATAA